The Acidobacteriota bacterium genome has a segment encoding these proteins:
- a CDS encoding RNA polymerase sigma factor, with product MAGDERSLIERARRRDRDAFSELVRGRCERWFWLCYRILGDAEEARDAVQEALLHMWDGLASYRPAHVDDAVRAFDAWCYRIAYHAAVDRVRERKRRAALSPGDVTWEKTEGITPEALVESKEEIEKMLSALAPREREAFVLCAMEGFSSEEAARIMDAAPSTVRNLVRQARGRLKKQ from the coding sequence GTGGCGGGGGATGAACGCTCGCTCATCGAGCGCGCCCGGCGGAGAGACCGCGATGCGTTTTCGGAGCTTGTTCGCGGAAGATGCGAACGCTGGTTCTGGCTCTGCTATCGCATCCTAGGTGACGCCGAAGAGGCGCGCGACGCGGTGCAGGAGGCCCTCCTGCACATGTGGGACGGCTTGGCCTCGTATCGGCCCGCGCACGTAGACGACGCCGTCCGCGCCTTCGACGCCTGGTGTTACCGCATCGCCTATCACGCCGCCGTGGATCGCGTCCGCGAGAGGAAGCGCCGGGCGGCGCTTTCGCCTGGCGACGTCACGTGGGAAAAAACGGAAGGCATCACGCCCGAGGCGCTTGTCGAGTCCAAGGAAGAAATCGAAAAAATGCTTTCGGCGCTCGCACCCCGCGAGCGCGAGGCGTTCGTCCTGTGCGCCATGGAGGGTTTTTCCTCCGAGGAGGCGGCGCGCATCATGGACGCGGCGCCCTCGACGGTGCGCAACCTCGTGCGGCAGGCGCGAGGGCGGCTGAAGAAACAGTAG
- a CDS encoding sodium:solute symporter family protein, with product MESISSTYPYANWVLVGLGIYMAAMLGIGWYSSRLIKTSSDFLVAGRRLGIPLATGTLFATWFGSGTAMGGAGNAYLYGNQGVIFDPWGAALCLILVGFFFARWLRRGRYLTLVDLFESRYSRTMGVCCLLTTAAMQCSWLGAQLVGFGAIIHFFGGVSLAWGIAISTVLIVTYTFLGGMWSVTLTDAAQLLILTAGMVVLLLAGVEAVGGWENIFPAGDAERPLNKNGLEPWAFFPTSEDSSYPAGFLAYTGYMGWFYWLAAWFSVGLGGIAGQDLMQRVFSARDGRTATVSCVLGGTLYLTVGMIPVLLGMIYFQLKPELADGDAMNKLLLFMAVDHLPPWLTVIFVSALVAALMSSADSAMLAASSVLGHNAYRMLRPSASGRETLLVTRIAVPIVAGAALLLALVFEAIYNLMVLSVVLTLVALLAPLAAAYWWKKANNAGAVSSYVGGFATWAAMYFVHRPYTIAVNTAPDGAVNMDAAMWDSLYISSVWGLIASVVLLVAVSLLTQRLCPPKPLRDVEGKEFL from the coding sequence ATGGAAAGCATCAGTTCGACCTACCCTTACGCGAACTGGGTCCTCGTGGGACTCGGGATTTACATGGCGGCGATGCTCGGCATCGGCTGGTACTCGTCGCGCCTCATCAAGACTTCCTCGGACTTCCTGGTCGCGGGCCGCCGCCTGGGCATCCCGCTTGCGACGGGGACGCTCTTCGCCACGTGGTTCGGCTCGGGCACGGCCATGGGGGGCGCCGGGAACGCCTACCTCTACGGCAACCAGGGCGTGATCTTCGACCCGTGGGGCGCCGCGCTGTGCCTTATTCTCGTAGGGTTCTTCTTCGCCAGGTGGCTTCGCCGTGGCCGCTACCTCACGCTCGTCGACCTATTCGAGAGCCGCTACAGCCGGACCATGGGCGTTTGCTGCCTCTTGACCACCGCCGCCATGCAGTGCAGCTGGCTCGGCGCACAGCTCGTCGGGTTCGGGGCCATCATTCACTTCTTCGGCGGCGTGAGCCTCGCATGGGGAATCGCCATCTCGACGGTGCTCATCGTCACCTACACCTTCCTCGGAGGCATGTGGTCCGTGACGCTTACGGACGCCGCGCAGCTTCTGATTCTTACGGCGGGCATGGTCGTGCTCCTTCTAGCGGGCGTGGAAGCCGTGGGCGGATGGGAAAATATCTTTCCCGCGGGCGACGCGGAGCGGCCGCTCAACAAGAACGGCCTCGAGCCCTGGGCCTTCTTCCCGACGTCCGAAGACAGCTCCTACCCCGCGGGTTTTCTCGCCTACACGGGCTACATGGGCTGGTTCTACTGGCTTGCGGCCTGGTTTTCCGTAGGGCTGGGAGGCATTGCGGGGCAAGACCTCATGCAGCGCGTGTTCTCGGCCCGCGACGGGCGGACCGCGACCGTCTCCTGCGTACTGGGCGGCACTCTCTACCTCACGGTCGGAATGATTCCAGTGCTCCTAGGGATGATCTATTTCCAGCTCAAGCCGGAACTTGCCGACGGGGATGCGATGAACAAGCTCCTGCTCTTCATGGCGGTGGACCATCTCCCGCCCTGGCTGACCGTCATCTTCGTAAGCGCCCTGGTGGCGGCACTCATGAGCTCGGCGGACAGCGCCATGCTCGCGGCCTCGTCGGTGCTCGGCCACAACGCCTACCGCATGCTCAGGCCTTCCGCGTCGGGGCGCGAGACCCTTCTCGTGACGCGAATCGCCGTTCCCATCGTCGCGGGGGCCGCCCTCTTACTGGCGCTCGTGTTCGAGGCGATCTACAACCTCATGGTTTTATCGGTCGTGCTCACGCTCGTGGCCTTGCTGGCGCCTCTCGCCGCGGCGTATTGGTGGAAGAAAGCGAACAACGCCGGGGCCGTGTCCTCGTACGTCGGCGGCTTCGCCACGTGGGCCGCCATGTACTTCGTCCACCGGCCCTACACGATCGCCGTGAACACCGCCCCCGACGGCGCGGTGAACATGGACGCCGCGATGTGGGATTCGCTCTACATCAGCTCCGTCTGGGGATTAATCGCCTCCGTCGTTCTCCTGGTCGCCGTCTCGCTCCTCACGCAGAGGCTTTGTCCCCCCAAGCCGCTGCGGGACGTGGAGGGGAAGGAATTTCTCTAG
- a CDS encoding type II secretion system F family protein — protein MPEFLCRLGAPGGDIVQKVYAAESEAALMENLSSEGYHIFRVERRQPFREALGNLFRPRRAKVPQKDFILFNQEFAALVRAGLPILQGLEILLERMKVGVMKQTLEKVTREVREGKTLSEAFEDCGDLFPPIYYASLRAGERSGNIQEVLVRFIRYSQLTFETRRRILTMLLYPSVLLVVAVGLISLFIFYVLPRFMTIYEGTKQELPALTRAVTAVASFGIDNGGILLLGALGLFVVYQGYRYTPRGRLQVDRWQLNMPGIGPILSKFNAAQYTRTLGTLLAGGIPAVQALEIAGQSLNNAYFVSRQESIVERVREGSTMHAAMEDTGLFEHIVIEMVKVGESTGAVVDMLQNLSDFYDRDIDSSLSRIIAMLPPVILLTIAFVVGIILVSVYMAIFEAVRTI, from the coding sequence ATGCCTGAGTTCTTGTGCCGGCTGGGCGCCCCCGGGGGCGACATTGTCCAGAAGGTCTACGCGGCGGAGAGCGAGGCCGCCCTCATGGAAAACCTTTCCTCCGAGGGCTATCACATCTTTCGCGTCGAGCGCCGCCAGCCGTTCCGCGAAGCTCTAGGAAACCTCTTCCGCCCGCGGCGCGCCAAAGTGCCGCAGAAGGATTTTATCCTTTTCAACCAGGAGTTCGCGGCGCTCGTGCGCGCGGGGCTTCCCATTCTCCAGGGGCTCGAAATTCTTTTGGAGCGCATGAAGGTGGGCGTCATGAAGCAGACGCTTGAGAAGGTGACGCGCGAGGTGCGCGAGGGAAAGACCCTCTCCGAGGCGTTTGAGGACTGCGGTGACCTCTTTCCGCCCATCTACTACGCCTCCCTGCGCGCTGGCGAGCGAAGCGGCAACATCCAGGAGGTGCTCGTGCGCTTCATCCGCTACTCGCAGCTTACCTTCGAGACGCGCCGGCGCATCCTCACCATGCTTCTCTATCCTTCGGTTCTGCTCGTGGTCGCGGTAGGTTTGATCTCCCTTTTTATTTTCTATGTGCTTCCCCGGTTCATGACGATTTACGAAGGCACAAAACAAGAGCTCCCCGCGCTCACCCGGGCAGTAACGGCCGTGGCAAGCTTCGGCATCGACAATGGGGGCATTTTGCTCCTCGGCGCCCTCGGCCTGTTCGTGGTTTACCAGGGCTACCGCTACACGCCCCGCGGAAGGCTCCAGGTCGACCGGTGGCAGCTCAACATGCCGGGCATCGGGCCGATTCTCTCCAAGTTCAACGCGGCCCAGTACACGCGCACGCTGGGGACGCTCCTTGCGGGCGGCATCCCCGCCGTGCAAGCGCTCGAGATTGCCGGGCAGAGCCTGAACAACGCGTATTTCGTCTCCCGCCAAGAGAGCATCGTAGAGCGCGTCCGGGAAGGTTCGACCATGCACGCCGCGATGGAGGACACCGGCCTCTTCGAGCACATTGTGATCGAGATGGTCAAGGTGGGCGAGTCGACCGGCGCCGTCGTGGACATGCTTCAAAACCTTTCGGACTTCTACGACCGGGACATCGACTCTTCCCTTTCGCGGATCATCGCCATGCTGCCGCCCGTCATTCTCCTGACCATTGCGTTCGTTGTGGGCATAATTCTGGTTTCGGTTTACATGGCCATTTTCGAGGCGGTTCGCACGATATGA